In one Oscillospiraceae bacterium genomic region, the following are encoded:
- the ftsH gene encoding ATP-dependent zinc metalloprotease FtsH, whose amino-acid sequence MKKKGTMRDVGFYLLLAAILLMTVFALRGFNADLGPKYSEIRQLLEQQKVAEVLVREEKLTLTLREGEFWHGESTVTYDLPSFSVFYNDFNDLIVSQQRAGIITVYDYPPGTRIPAWVATFVPWVVILAIFGLLWYFMFLRQSGAGGGGAGGDKTARFGKARTRTGADEQRKVTFTDVAGAVEEKAELQEIVEFLRDPKRFLALGARIPKGVLLVGPPGTGKTLLARAVAGEAGVHFLSISGSDFVELYVGVGASRVRDLFDQAKKNAPAIVFIDEIDAVGRQRGAGLGGGHDEREQTLNQLLVEMDGFGNNEGVVVMAATNRQDILDPALLRPGRFDRQVYVGYPDIKGREEILHVHSRNKPLGDDVDLKELAKSTGGFTGADLENLMNEAALLAARKQARFISMQDLRDAVIKVIAGPEKKSRVVIDRERRLTAYHEAGHAIVIHGLESQDPVHQITIIPRGMAGGMTISLPQEDVTFQSRQELAERIAVCLGGRAAEQLALGDISTGAGNDLQKASSIARNMVTRYGMSEKVGNVVFDSGHDEVFIGRSMAQTKNYSEEVAALIDEEIKSLIDQAYARCEEILRRDRHELDIVAAYLLEYENMDSETFEKVFTDPGSLPVSVPEDGAE is encoded by the coding sequence TTGAAGAAAAAAGGTACCATGCGCGACGTGGGGTTCTACCTGCTCCTCGCCGCCATCCTGCTCATGACCGTGTTTGCCCTGCGGGGCTTTAACGCGGACCTGGGCCCCAAATACTCGGAGATCCGGCAGCTCCTGGAGCAGCAGAAGGTCGCCGAGGTGCTGGTGCGGGAGGAGAAGCTCACCCTGACCCTGCGGGAGGGGGAGTTCTGGCACGGCGAGAGCACCGTGACCTACGACCTGCCCTCCTTCAGCGTGTTCTACAACGACTTTAACGACCTGATCGTCAGCCAGCAGCGGGCGGGCATCATCACCGTGTACGACTACCCGCCCGGAACCCGCATCCCGGCGTGGGTGGCCACCTTCGTGCCCTGGGTGGTCATTCTGGCCATCTTCGGGCTGCTGTGGTACTTCATGTTCCTGCGCCAGAGCGGCGCGGGCGGCGGCGGGGCCGGCGGGGACAAGACCGCCCGCTTCGGCAAGGCCCGCACCCGCACCGGCGCGGACGAGCAGCGCAAGGTCACCTTTACCGACGTAGCCGGCGCGGTGGAGGAGAAGGCGGAGCTGCAGGAGATCGTGGAGTTCCTCAGGGACCCCAAGCGCTTCCTGGCCCTGGGGGCCCGCATCCCCAAGGGCGTGCTGCTGGTGGGCCCTCCGGGCACCGGCAAGACCCTGCTGGCCCGGGCCGTGGCCGGGGAGGCGGGGGTCCACTTCCTGTCCATCTCCGGCTCCGACTTCGTGGAGCTCTATGTGGGCGTGGGCGCGTCCCGCGTGCGCGACCTCTTCGACCAGGCCAAGAAGAACGCCCCCGCCATCGTCTTTATCGACGAGATCGACGCCGTGGGCCGCCAGCGCGGCGCGGGCCTGGGCGGCGGGCACGACGAGCGGGAGCAGACCCTGAACCAGCTCCTGGTGGAGATGGACGGGTTTGGAAACAACGAGGGCGTGGTGGTCATGGCGGCCACCAACCGGCAGGACATCCTGGATCCCGCCCTGCTGCGCCCCGGCCGGTTCGACCGGCAGGTCTACGTGGGCTACCCGGACATTAAGGGCCGGGAGGAGATCCTCCACGTCCACTCCCGCAACAAGCCCCTGGGGGACGACGTGGATCTGAAGGAGCTGGCCAAGTCCACCGGCGGCTTTACCGGCGCGGATCTGGAGAACCTGATGAACGAGGCGGCGCTCCTGGCCGCCCGGAAGCAGGCGCGCTTTATCTCCATGCAGGACCTGCGGGACGCGGTAATCAAGGTCATCGCGGGCCCGGAGAAGAAGAGCCGGGTGGTCATCGATCGGGAGCGCAGGCTCACCGCCTACCACGAGGCGGGCCACGCCATCGTCATCCACGGCCTGGAGAGCCAGGACCCGGTGCACCAGATTACCATCATCCCCCGTGGCATGGCAGGCGGCATGACCATCTCCCTGCCCCAGGAGGACGTGACCTTCCAGTCCAGGCAGGAGCTGGCCGAGCGCATCGCGGTGTGCCTGGGCGGCCGCGCCGCCGAGCAGCTGGCCCTGGGGGACATCTCCACCGGGGCGGGCAACGACCTGCAAAAGGCCAGCTCCATCGCCCGCAATATGGTCACCCGCTACGGCATGAGCGAGAAGGTGGGCAACGTGGTCTTTGACTCGGGGCACGACGAGGTCTTTATCGGCCGCTCCATGGCCCAGACCAAGAACTATTCCGAGGAGGTGGCCGCCCTCATCGACGAGGAGATTAAGAGCCTCATCGACCAGGCCTACGCCCGCTGTGAGGAGATCCTCAGGCGGGACCGGCACGAGCTGGACATCGTGGCCGCGTACCTGCTGGAGTACGAGAACATGGACAGCGAGACCTTCGAGAAGGTCTTTACCGATCCGGGCTCCCTGCCCGTGAGTGTCCCGGAGGACGGGGCGGAATAA
- the hpt gene encoding hypoxanthine phosphoribosyltransferase: protein MDVMLEQDVERVLFSEAELKKRVAEIGAQIDADYAGKEPLLISVLRGSFVFMSDLVRTITLPCTVDFMAVSSYGAGTTSSGQVRITKDLSDSIEGKDIIVVEDILDSGNTLSYLLEILKARHPASIRLCTLLDKPSRRTKPVEVSYSGFSIPDEFVVGYGLDFAEKYRNLPYIGILKPCVYEEK from the coding sequence ATGGACGTTATGCTGGAACAGGATGTGGAGCGTGTCTTATTCTCCGAAGCGGAGCTGAAAAAGCGGGTGGCCGAGATCGGCGCCCAGATCGACGCGGACTACGCCGGGAAGGAGCCGCTGCTCATCAGCGTCCTGCGGGGCTCCTTCGTATTTATGTCCGATTTGGTGCGGACCATCACCCTGCCCTGCACGGTGGACTTCATGGCCGTGTCCTCCTACGGGGCGGGCACCACCTCCTCGGGTCAGGTGCGCATTACCAAGGACCTGTCCGACAGCATTGAGGGCAAGGACATTATTGTGGTGGAGGACATTCTGGACTCGGGCAACACCCTGAGCTACCTGCTGGAGATCCTGAAGGCCCGCCACCCGGCCTCCATCCGGCTGTGCACCCTGCTGGATAAGCCCTCCCGCCGCACCAAGCCGGTGGAGGTGAGCTACTCCGGCTTCTCCATCCCGGACGAGTTCGTGGTGGGCTACGGGCTGGATTTCGCGGAGAAATACCGCAACCTGCCCTACATAGGGATTTTGAAGCCCTGTGTGTACGAGGAGAAATAA
- the tilS gene encoding tRNA(Ile)-lysidine synthase, producing MLQKVASLTTEYDMLPRGGLILCAVSGGADSMCLLHLLRAMGAEHGFTVAAAHFNHNLRGGESDRDAAFVQAQCGTWGVPFVLGSGDVAGEAARLGRGLEETARQMRYAFLEKTAGELGAARIATAHNADDNVETLLLHLVRGSGLQGLTGIRPRRGDVVRPLLTTSRAEIEAYLSGHGLPHVEDGTNTDEAYTRNRLRAQVLPVLRELNPRFTESAGETIALLRTDNDYLNARAAEACLHARWAEDDLVIEARYIAELPAAIAPRAVRRLLELMGDGDTDCAAAHLNAVVELARGEDPSAVVFLSAGRMAQRIYKELLITTQAGPLPPFEPTALNLDGETAPEGALWRFTCRPGICPEAESRPDHFWLSAQRLPGAPVLRPRKTGDELRLPRRPGARTVKKLMIDAKLPRRERERVPVLACGDTVAALAGFGPAEELLAEPGEAALEITIVQN from the coding sequence ATGCTGCAAAAGGTCGCGTCCCTGACAACCGAATACGATATGCTCCCCCGCGGGGGGCTGATTCTGTGCGCCGTGTCGGGCGGGGCGGACTCCATGTGCCTGCTCCACCTGCTGCGCGCCATGGGGGCGGAGCACGGCTTCACCGTGGCCGCCGCCCACTTCAACCACAATTTGCGGGGGGGGGAGTCCGACCGGGACGCCGCCTTTGTGCAGGCGCAGTGTGGGACGTGGGGCGTGCCATTTGTACTGGGCTCGGGCGACGTGGCGGGCGAGGCCGCCCGGCTGGGCCGTGGGCTGGAGGAGACCGCCCGGCAGATGCGCTACGCCTTTCTGGAAAAGACGGCGGGGGAGCTGGGCGCGGCGCGCATCGCCACCGCCCACAACGCCGACGACAATGTGGAAACCCTGCTGCTGCACCTGGTGCGGGGGTCGGGCCTCCAGGGCCTCACCGGCATCCGGCCCCGCCGGGGGGACGTGGTGCGCCCCCTGCTGACCACCTCCAGGGCGGAGATTGAGGCCTATCTGTCCGGGCACGGCCTGCCCCACGTGGAGGACGGCACCAACACGGACGAGGCCTACACCCGCAACCGCCTGCGCGCGCAGGTGCTGCCCGTGCTGCGGGAGCTGAACCCCCGCTTCACCGAGAGCGCCGGGGAGACCATCGCCCTGCTGCGTACCGATAACGATTACCTGAACGCCCGGGCGGCGGAGGCCTGCCTCCACGCCCGCTGGGCGGAGGACGATTTGGTCATCGAGGCCCGGTACATCGCGGAGCTGCCCGCCGCCATCGCGCCCCGGGCGGTGCGCCGCCTGCTGGAGCTGATGGGGGACGGGGACACCGACTGCGCCGCCGCCCACCTCAATGCGGTGGTGGAGCTGGCCCGGGGGGAGGACCCCTCGGCGGTGGTCTTCCTGAGCGCCGGGCGCATGGCCCAGCGGATTTACAAGGAGCTGCTGATCACCACCCAGGCCGGCCCTCTGCCCCCCTTTGAGCCCACGGCGCTGAACCTGGACGGGGAGACCGCCCCGGAGGGGGCCCTCTGGCGCTTCACCTGCCGGCCGGGGATCTGCCCGGAGGCGGAGAGCAGGCCGGACCACTTCTGGCTCTCGGCGCAGCGCCTGCCCGGAGCGCCGGTGCTGCGGCCCCGGAAGACCGGGGACGAGCTGCGCCTTCCCCGCCGCCCGGGGGCCAGGACGGTGAAGAAGCTGATGATCGACGCAAAGCTTCCCCGGCGGGAGCGGGAGCGGGTGCCTGTGCTGGCGTGCGGCGATACGGTGGCCGCCCTGGCGGGCTTCGGCCCCGCGGAGGAGCTGTTGGCAGAGCCGGGCGAGGCCGCCCTTGAAATAACAATCGTACAAAATTGA
- the dnaC gene encoding replicative DNA helicase, with translation MDELLVRQMPHSVEAEQSVLGSMLIDARCVPEVIEALRIEDFYLRANREIYETIYSMFNFSLTIDPVTVLDHMRQNGVYDENTSRSYVLQLMEITPTAANVKEYVAIVKDKALLRRIAETAGDLTAMVQEGTGTAQEVLEAAEQRIYAIRQGRSAQGLEHISSVILGVYERLNELAASDSAVPGLSTGLPDVDAAISGLNKSDLILLAARPGMGKTSMALNILLHAGKFSGKSVVFFSLEMSREQLAMRLISGESFVDNKKLVTGKLGEEDWAKIAAASAALNKTQILIDDNPSLSVADMNAKCRRVDNLGLVVIDYLQLMTSAGGSSRNSDNRQQVVSDISRALKIMAKELQVPVLCLSQLSRANEARSNKRPMLSDLRESGAIEQDADIVMFLYREDYYDEDTENHNLAECIIAKNRHGETGTVELQWLPEYTTFSSIDRRHQEF, from the coding sequence ATGGACGAGCTGCTGGTGCGGCAGATGCCCCACAGCGTGGAGGCCGAGCAGAGCGTGCTGGGCTCCATGCTCATCGACGCCCGGTGCGTGCCCGAGGTCATCGAGGCCCTGCGCATCGAGGACTTCTATCTGCGCGCCAACCGGGAGATCTACGAGACCATCTACTCCATGTTCAATTTCTCCCTGACCATCGACCCGGTGACCGTGCTGGACCACATGCGGCAGAACGGGGTGTACGACGAGAACACCTCCCGCAGCTACGTGCTCCAGCTCATGGAGATCACCCCCACGGCGGCCAACGTCAAGGAGTACGTGGCCATCGTGAAGGACAAGGCCCTGCTGCGGCGCATCGCCGAGACGGCGGGGGATTTGACCGCCATGGTCCAGGAGGGCACCGGCACCGCCCAGGAGGTGCTGGAGGCCGCCGAGCAGCGCATCTACGCCATCCGCCAGGGCCGCAGCGCCCAGGGGCTGGAGCACATCTCCAGCGTCATCCTGGGGGTGTACGAGCGGCTCAACGAGCTGGCCGCCAGCGACTCCGCCGTGCCCGGCCTGAGTACCGGCCTGCCCGACGTGGACGCGGCCATCTCCGGCCTGAACAAGTCGGACCTCATCCTGCTGGCCGCCCGCCCCGGCATGGGCAAGACCTCCATGGCCCTGAACATCCTGCTCCACGCGGGCAAGTTCTCCGGCAAATCGGTGGTCTTTTTCTCCCTGGAGATGAGCCGGGAGCAGCTGGCCATGCGCCTTATCTCCGGCGAAAGCTTTGTGGACAACAAAAAGCTGGTCACCGGCAAGCTGGGGGAGGAGGACTGGGCCAAAATCGCCGCGGCCTCCGCCGCGCTGAACAAGACCCAGATTTTAATCGACGACAACCCGTCCCTGTCGGTGGCCGACATGAACGCCAAGTGCCGCCGGGTGGATAATCTGGGGCTGGTGGTCATAGACTACCTCCAGCTTATGACCTCCGCCGGCGGCAGCTCCAGGAACAGCGACAACCGGCAGCAGGTGGTGTCCGACATCTCCCGCGCCCTGAAAATCATGGCCAAGGAGCTGCAGGTGCCGGTGCTGTGCCTCAGCCAGCTCTCCCGCGCCAACGAGGCCCGCTCCAACAAGCGCCCCATGCTCTCCGACCTGCGCGAGTCGGGCGCCATCGAGCAGGACGCGGACATCGTCATGTTCCTCTACCGGGAGGACTACTACGACGAGGACACCGAAAACCACAATCTGGCCGAGTGCATCATCGCCAAGAACCGCCACGGCGAGACAGGCACGGTGGAGCTGCAGTGGCTGCCCGAGTACACCACCTTCTCCTCCATCGACCGCCGGCATCAGGAGTTTTAA
- a CDS encoding 50S ribosomal protein L9 — translation MKVILQQDVKGQGKKGQLIEASDGYARNFLLPRKLAVEATADNLNKMKMQDKARREQEAAEKAEAQAAAAKLKECTVQLTAKAGAGGRLFGAVTSKEIADALKAQYGLEINKAKIVQDEPIKAYGAYELKCKLGYEVTGSIKVVVSEE, via the coding sequence ATGAAAGTGATTTTACAGCAGGACGTGAAGGGCCAGGGCAAGAAGGGCCAGCTTATCGAGGCGTCCGACGGCTACGCCCGCAACTTCCTCCTCCCCCGCAAGCTGGCGGTGGAGGCCACGGCCGACAACCTGAACAAGATGAAGATGCAGGACAAGGCCCGCCGGGAGCAGGAGGCCGCCGAGAAGGCCGAGGCCCAGGCCGCCGCCGCCAAGCTGAAGGAGTGCACCGTCCAGCTCACCGCCAAGGCGGGCGCGGGCGGGCGTCTGTTCGGCGCGGTGACCTCCAAGGAGATCGCCGACGCCCTCAAGGCCCAGTACGGCCTGGAGATCAACAAGGCCAAGATCGTACAGGACGAGCCCATCAAGGCTTACGGCGCCTACGAGCTCAAGTGCAAGCTGGGCTATGAGGTGACCGGAAGCATCAAGGTGGTCGTCAGCGAGGAGTAG
- a CDS encoding phosphoesterase, with the protein MRKKKLSHLLEPSLRLYFVCLVIFAVASAFCHNWVLAAAELIVVVLLYLYFRRSNAQRQKEILKYIENVTCNMDTATKDTMVNAPLPMVIFRPESDEVIWTNDRFLQISGAREHMFDLKLTDAVPDFSSRWLMEGKTECPTEVRIDKRRFLVFGHLVRTEDRGGRSYLATTYWVDVTDLANLRDEYYAGRPVVAICTLDNYEELMKGESDNAKSAMISAINEKLDQWVAPAEGLFTKYDRDRYLFLFEERYLERFVEGKFSVLDAVHEIQNGSSIPATLSIGIGKDADTIQELFQYAALSVEMALSRGGDQAVIKNKFNFEFYGGRTKELEKRTKVKSRVMANALAELVADASRVFIMGHKFPDLDCIGAAAGVCAIARKRGVAAHIVKEAGANPASDMVNKLGTLPEYQNVFVSPQDAIILADSRSVLVVVDTNRPEQTLSEELLLSCNKVAVIDHHRRAATYIADAALNFHEPYASSACELVTELLQYIIEPADLLRTEAEALLAGIVLDTKQFTMRTGGRTFEAAAFLRRCGADTGDVKKLFQNDLEGMISRYDIIQNARMYKEDIAVAAVDHTVGRVTAAQAADELLNISGIDTSFVLYPDGERVIISARSMGDTNVQVVLEQLGGGGNASAAGGQIPGTIQEVTRNLLRAIDQYFEDE; encoded by the coding sequence ATGCGGAAAAAGAAATTGTCCCATCTGCTGGAGCCCAGTCTCCGGCTCTATTTCGTCTGTCTCGTGATTTTCGCGGTGGCCTCCGCCTTCTGCCACAACTGGGTTTTGGCGGCGGCGGAGCTTATCGTGGTGGTGCTGCTGTACCTCTATTTCCGGCGCAGCAACGCCCAGCGGCAGAAGGAAATCCTGAAATATATCGAAAACGTCACCTGCAACATGGACACCGCCACCAAGGACACCATGGTCAACGCGCCCCTGCCCATGGTGATCTTCCGGCCGGAGAGCGACGAGGTCATCTGGACCAACGACCGCTTTTTGCAGATCTCCGGCGCGCGGGAGCACATGTTCGACCTGAAGCTCACCGACGCGGTGCCCGATTTCTCCTCCCGCTGGCTCATGGAGGGCAAGACCGAGTGCCCCACCGAGGTGCGCATCGACAAGCGCCGCTTTCTGGTCTTCGGCCACCTGGTGCGCACCGAGGACCGGGGCGGGCGCAGCTATCTGGCCACCACCTACTGGGTGGACGTGACGGACCTGGCCAACCTGCGGGACGAGTACTACGCCGGGCGGCCCGTGGTGGCCATCTGCACCCTGGACAACTACGAGGAGCTGATGAAGGGGGAGAGCGACAACGCCAAGTCCGCCATGATCAGCGCCATCAACGAGAAGCTGGACCAGTGGGTGGCCCCGGCGGAGGGCCTGTTCACCAAATACGACCGGGACCGCTACCTCTTCCTCTTTGAGGAGCGCTACCTGGAGCGCTTTGTGGAGGGCAAGTTCTCCGTGCTGGACGCGGTGCACGAGATCCAGAACGGCAGCAGCATCCCCGCCACATTGTCCATCGGCATCGGCAAGGACGCGGACACCATCCAGGAGCTGTTCCAGTACGCCGCGCTGTCGGTGGAGATGGCCCTCTCCCGGGGGGGCGACCAGGCGGTCATCAAGAACAAGTTCAACTTTGAGTTCTACGGCGGGCGCACCAAGGAGCTGGAGAAGCGCACCAAGGTCAAGAGCCGGGTCATGGCCAACGCCCTGGCCGAGCTGGTGGCCGACGCCTCCCGTGTGTTCATCATGGGCCACAAGTTCCCGGACCTGGACTGCATCGGCGCGGCGGCCGGCGTGTGCGCCATCGCCCGCAAGCGGGGCGTGGCGGCCCACATCGTGAAGGAGGCCGGGGCGAACCCGGCCAGCGACATGGTGAACAAGCTGGGCACGCTGCCCGAGTACCAGAACGTCTTTGTCTCCCCCCAGGACGCCATCATCCTGGCCGACTCCCGCTCCGTGCTGGTGGTGGTGGACACCAACCGGCCCGAGCAGACCCTCTCGGAGGAGCTGCTGCTCTCCTGCAACAAGGTGGCGGTCATCGACCACCACCGCCGTGCGGCCACCTATATCGCCGACGCGGCCCTCAACTTCCACGAGCCCTACGCCTCCTCCGCCTGCGAGCTGGTCACCGAGCTCTTGCAGTATATCATCGAGCCCGCCGACCTGCTGCGCACCGAGGCGGAGGCCCTGCTGGCCGGCATCGTGCTGGACACCAAGCAGTTCACCATGCGCACCGGCGGGCGCACCTTCGAGGCGGCGGCCTTCCTGCGCCGCTGCGGCGCGGACACTGGGGACGTGAAGAAGCTCTTCCAGAACGACCTGGAGGGCATGATCTCCCGCTACGACATCATCCAGAACGCCCGTATGTACAAGGAGGACATCGCCGTGGCGGCGGTGGACCACACCGTGGGACGGGTGACGGCGGCCCAGGCGGCCGACGAGCTGCTGAACATCTCCGGCATCGACACCTCCTTCGTGCTCTACCCGGACGGGGAGCGGGTGATTATCTCAGCCCGCTCCATGGGGGACACCAACGTGCAGGTGGTGCTGGAGCAGCTGGGCGGCGGCGGCAACGCCTCCGCCGCGGGCGGGCAGATCCCCGGCACCATCCAGGAGGTCACCCGCAACCTGCTGCGGGCCATCGACCAGTATTTTGAGGACGAATGA
- a CDS encoding pseudouridine synthase translates to MKKDAQCYTVEAAGALLPFLLEHGKGSRNNIKSLLSRRQVAVDGRVETRFDLALRPGQTVEVLPPRAQRGPSLPFPILYEDGEILVVDKPAGLLTIATDREKQKTAYHLCTDYVRGREAGGRIFVVHRLDRDTSGVVLFAKTEQAKRAYQEGWETLVRRRGYAAVVEGVPGEPEGTVRSWLRETSTHLVYSSGYGGGGKEAVTRYRLRCAREPYALLDVELDTGRKNQIRVHMQDLGHPVAGDKKYGARTNPLKRLCLHAGVLAVADPATGEERVFTAPEPAAFARLCGAARR, encoded by the coding sequence ATGAAGAAAGACGCACAGTGCTACACCGTGGAGGCGGCGGGCGCCCTGCTGCCCTTCCTCCTGGAGCACGGGAAGGGCAGCCGCAACAACATCAAGTCCCTCCTGTCCCGCCGCCAGGTGGCGGTGGACGGGCGGGTGGAGACCCGCTTCGACTTGGCGCTGCGGCCGGGGCAGACCGTGGAGGTGCTGCCCCCCCGGGCCCAGCGGGGGCCCTCCCTCCCCTTCCCCATCCTGTACGAGGACGGGGAGATCCTGGTGGTGGACAAGCCCGCCGGGCTGCTGACCATCGCCACCGACCGGGAGAAGCAGAAGACCGCCTACCACCTGTGCACCGACTACGTCCGCGGACGGGAGGCCGGGGGGCGGATCTTCGTGGTCCACCGGCTGGACCGGGACACCTCGGGCGTGGTGCTCTTCGCCAAGACGGAGCAGGCCAAGCGGGCCTACCAGGAGGGCTGGGAGACGCTGGTGCGCCGCCGGGGGTACGCGGCGGTGGTGGAGGGCGTGCCCGGGGAGCCGGAGGGCACGGTGCGCTCCTGGCTGCGGGAGACCTCCACCCACCTGGTCTACTCCAGCGGCTACGGCGGGGGCGGGAAGGAGGCGGTGACCCGCTACCGCCTGCGCTGCGCCCGGGAGCCCTACGCCCTGCTGGACGTGGAGCTGGATACCGGGCGCAAGAACCAGATCCGGGTGCATATGCAGGATCTGGGCCACCCGGTGGCCGGGGATAAGAAGTACGGCGCGCGCACCAACCCCCTCAAGCGGCTGTGCCTTCACGCCGGGGTGCTGGCGGTGGCCGACCCCGCCACGGGGGAGGAGCGGGTCTTTACCGCCCCGGAGCCCGCCGCCTTCGCCCGCCTGTGCGGGGCGGCGCGCAGGTGA
- a CDS encoding MATE family efflux transporter, giving the protein MELDLTRGGVTRSILAFSLPLMVGNFFQQCYNVADTLIVGRFIGPQALAAVGASYTLMTFLTSVLLGLCMGSGVVFSFYWGAGDTPRLRRSVFHAFLLILAVTAVIQAGGLLLLDGILRLLRVDPLVYGRTREYLAVVLWGTALVALYNFCCAVLRSMGNSTAPLIFLILSSLLNVGLDYLLVVPMGLDVYGAGLATVISQGMAAALALGYCLIRAPRVRPGRDMLRFDREILTRVSRLSFLACLQQSIMNFGILMIQGLVNSFGVTVMAGFAAAVKIDNFAYMPMQDFGNAFSTFVAQNRGAGQDLRVEEGRRSALRLILITGAIISLAVCLGAEALVGAFVGRSERAVVAAGVGYLRVVGPCYCLIGILFLLYGFYRGLDRAGMSVVLTVISLGTRVVLAYALAPRLGVGIVWWAIPIGWALADAVGLVYYHKKVRGRTGPAEGTPL; this is encoded by the coding sequence ATGGAGCTGGATCTGACCCGGGGCGGGGTGACCCGCTCCATCCTGGCCTTCTCCCTGCCGCTGATGGTGGGCAATTTTTTTCAGCAGTGCTACAACGTGGCCGACACCCTGATTGTGGGCCGCTTCATCGGCCCCCAGGCCCTGGCGGCGGTGGGGGCCTCCTACACGCTGATGACCTTTCTTACCTCGGTGCTGCTGGGGCTGTGCATGGGCAGCGGGGTGGTCTTTTCCTTCTACTGGGGCGCGGGGGATACGCCCCGCCTGCGCAGGAGCGTGTTCCACGCCTTTCTCCTGATTCTGGCCGTGACGGCGGTGATCCAGGCGGGGGGCCTGCTGCTACTGGACGGCATCCTGCGCCTGCTGCGGGTGGACCCCCTGGTGTACGGCAGGACGCGGGAGTACCTGGCGGTGGTGCTCTGGGGCACCGCCCTGGTGGCCCTCTACAACTTCTGCTGCGCCGTGCTGCGCTCCATGGGCAATTCCACCGCCCCGCTGATCTTCCTCATCCTGTCCTCCCTGCTCAACGTGGGGCTGGACTACCTGCTGGTGGTGCCCATGGGGCTGGACGTGTACGGGGCCGGGCTGGCCACCGTCATCTCCCAGGGGATGGCCGCCGCGCTGGCCCTGGGCTACTGCCTGATCCGGGCGCCCCGGGTGCGGCCCGGGCGGGACATGCTGCGCTTCGACCGGGAGATATTGACCCGGGTCTCCCGCCTGTCCTTCCTGGCCTGCCTCCAGCAGTCCATCATGAACTTCGGCATCCTGATGATCCAGGGGCTGGTGAACAGCTTCGGCGTGACCGTGATGGCGGGCTTCGCCGCGGCGGTGAAGATCGACAATTTCGCCTATATGCCCATGCAGGACTTCGGCAACGCCTTCTCCACCTTCGTGGCCCAGAACCGGGGCGCGGGGCAGGACCTTCGGGTGGAGGAGGGGCGGCGCAGCGCGCTGCGCCTCATCCTCATCACCGGGGCAATCATCTCCCTGGCGGTCTGCCTGGGGGCGGAGGCCCTGGTGGGGGCCTTCGTGGGCCGGTCGGAACGCGCGGTGGTGGCCGCCGGGGTGGGCTACCTGCGGGTGGTGGGGCCCTGCTACTGCCTTATCGGCATCCTCTTTCTGCTCTACGGCTTCTACCGGGGGCTGGACCGGGCGGGCATGTCGGTGGTGCTCACGGTGATCTCCCTGGGCACCCGGGTGGTGCTGGCCTACGCCCTGGCCCCCCGGCTGGGCGTGGGGATCGTCTGGTGGGCCATCCCCATCGGCTGGGCTCTGGCCGACGCCGTGGGGCTCGTGTACTACCATAAAAAAGTGCGGGGCCGGACCGGGCCCGCGGAAGGAACGCCGCTATGA